From one Motacilla alba alba isolate MOTALB_02 chromosome 8, Motacilla_alba_V1.0_pri, whole genome shotgun sequence genomic stretch:
- the ATPAF1 gene encoding ATP synthase mitochondrial F1 complex assembly factor 1, with protein MAGPLCQGWGLGVALRSRAALRPLGLLAPPARGLLGPAAGSGTAAGSGEAALEENPFYGKYRHKIQELRRSNPDVFESRMEKRSEVKKQPVGHSKQGEFIRCMEEKAEGLGSKTSKGGFTKDKTLDSILNVEMVKDKSAEEITQIWNQYFSAKDTVYAVIPADKFDLMWKRAQRCPSFLYALPRKEGYEFFVGQWSGTELHFTSLINVQTQGETAPSQLVLYHYPDLQKEKGIVLMTAEMDSKFLVVHDAQCLANQVQLFYTTDRSQTYGLVETFNHRSSEFKYMAVIAELEQSGLGRELTPGQASDKS; from the exons ATGGCGGGCccgctgtgccagggctggggcctGGGGGTGGCCCTGCGGAGCCGTGCCGCGCTCCGGCCGCTCGGGTTGCTGGCACCGCCGGCAcgggggctgctggggccggCAGCGGGATCGGGAACGGCAGCGGGATCGGGAGAGGCGGCGCTGGAGGAGAACCCCTTCTACGGGAAGTACCGGCACAAGATCCAGGAGCTGCGGAG GTCCAATCCAGATGTCTTTGAATCCCGTatggaaaaaagaagtgaagTGAAAAAGCAGCCTGTGGGACATTCCAAACAAGGAGAGTTTATCAGATGCATGGAGGAGAAG GCAGAAGGCTTGGGCAGCAAGACATCAAAGGGGGGATTCACAAAGGATAAG ACACTTGATTCAATTCTTAATGTTGAGATGGTGAAAGACAAATCAGCAGAGGAGATAACACAG ATTTGGAATcagtatttttctgcaaaagacACAGTTTATGCTGTTATTCCT GCAGACAAGTTTGATTTGATGTGGAAGAGAGCCCAGAGGTGTCCATCG TTTCTGTATGCTTTGCCAAGAAAAGAAGGCTATGAGTTCTTTGTGGGGCAGTGGTCTGGAACAGAATTACACTTCACTTCCCTGATAAATGTTCAG aCCCAGGGTGAAACTGCTCCGAGCCAGTTGGTCTTGTACCATTATCCTGATctgcagaaggagaaagggaTAGTACTAATGACAGCAGAAATGGACTCCAAATTCTTG GTGGTCCATGATGCCCAGTGCTTGGCCAACCAGGTGCAGCTGTTCTACACCACGGATCGCTCCCAGACCTACGGATTGGTGGAGACCTTCAACCACAGATCCAGTGAATTCAAATACATGGCAGTTATAGCAGAGCTTGAACAAAGTGGGCTTGGAAGAGAACTGACACCCGGGCAGGCTTCTGACAAGTCATAG